The following proteins come from a genomic window of Malus domestica chromosome 02, GDT2T_hap1:
- the LOC103427013 gene encoding protein TEEBE-like, with the protein MVKMATGLLSLLLSFALLLTNPASAALPLDGLLANGNFEEPPKPTDLKKTVIIGKNSLPKWEIDGLVEYISAGPQPGGMYFDVAHGVHAVRLGNDASISQTIKVKLGSLYALTFGASRTCAQEEVLRVSVPPQAGDLPLQTLYSSNGGDTYAWGFRATSETVKVTFHNPGIQEDPACGPLLDAVAIKELFPVYPSRDNLVRNPGFEEAPHRLFNSSHGVLLPPKQLDATSPLPGWIIESLKAIKFIDAKHFNVPFGKGAVELVAGRESAIAQVLRTVPNKLYSLSFTVGDARNGCHGSMMVEAFAGKETLKVPFTSKGKGGFKTASFRFKAVSIRTRITFFSSFYHTKDYGALCGPILDEVKVSPVA; encoded by the exons ATGGTGAAAATGGCCACTGGGTTGCTCTCACTTTTGCTTTCATTCGCATTGCTGCTCACTAATCCTGCTTCTGCAGCTTTGCCTTTGGATg GACTCTTGGCCAATGGCAACTTTGAAGAACCGCCAAAACCAACAGACCTCAAGAAAACAGTTATCATAGGCAAAAATTCACTGCCCAAATGGGAAATCGATGGCCTGGTGGAGTACATCTCCGCGGGGCCGCAACCTGGCGGAATGTACTTTGACGTAGCTCATGGTGTCCATGCTGTGAGGCTTGGCAATGATGCCTCAATCTCCCAGACCATTAAGGTCAAGCTAGGGTCTCTGTATGCCCTAACATTTGGGGCATCGAGGACTTGTGCCCAAGAGGAGGTTTTGAGGGTGTCAGTTCCCCCCCAGGCAGGGGACCTTCCTCTGCAAACCTTGTACAGCAGCAATGGCGGCGACACTTACGCTTGGGGATTCAGAGCAACTTCTGAAACTGTTAAAGTGACCTTTCACAATCCTGGGATTCAAGAGGATCCTGCTTGTGGTCCACTCTTGGATGCAGTTGCTATCAAGGAGCTTTTCCCCGTGTACCCCTCTAGAG ATAATTTGGTCAGAAACCCTGGCTTTGAAGAGGCTCCCCACAGGTTATTCAACTCTTCCCATGGTGTACTCCTCCCTCCAAAACAACTAGATGCGACATCCCCGCTCCCCGGCTGGATCATCGAGTCCCTCAAGGCCATAAAGTTCATCGACGCAAAACACTTCAATGTTCCATTCGGCAAGGGCGCGGTTGAGCTTGTTGCGGGGAGAGAAAGTGCCATAGCCCAGGTTCTTAGAACCGTTCCCAACAAGCTCTACAGCCTTTCATTCACAGTTGGTGATGCAAGAAACGGCTGCCATGGATCAATGATGGTTGAAGCATTTGCCGGCAAGGAAACGCTCAAAGTTCCCTTCACCTCCAAAGGAAAAGGCGGGTTCAAGACGGCCAGTTTCAGGTTCAAAGCGGTTTCAATCAGGACCAGAATCACGTTCTTCAGCTCTTTCTACCACACCAAGGACTATGGAGCTCTTTGCGGCCCTATCCTAGATGAAGTTAAGGTTTCCCCTGTTGCTTAA
- the LOC103413054 gene encoding cytochrome b5 domain-containing protein RLF, whose protein sequence is MENDNDFTFCQVGPPGNQDGYETKKLTSDIENITIKDGFSNGTSSNENRGVLWQGGLPGGATSKKQETVGSLSVSVIDASSMKKKSEVPKQLKSGDAGKSVKPATRAKVPFEKGYSQMDWLKLTRTHPDLAGLKGQSNKRLISLNEVKQHQKGDSMWTVLKGRVYNLSPYMRFHPGGVDILKKAVGKDCTSLFNKYHAWVNAEFLLEKCLVGTLDDGERQHSSHSESSAPS, encoded by the exons ATGGAGAATGATAACGATTTCACTTTTTGTCAG GTTGGTCCACCAGGCAACCAGGATGGTTATGAGACAAAGAAGCTCACTTCAGATATAGAAAACATTACCATAAAGGATGGATTTTCAAATGGAACTAGTAGTAATGAGAATAGAGGTGTTCTGTGGCAAGGTGGATTACCAGGAGGAGCCACTTCCAAAAAACAGGAAACAGTTGGTTCTTTGTCTGTCAGTGTCATTGATGCATCATCCATGAAAAAGAAATCTGAAGTTCCGAAGCAACTAAAATCAGGTGATGCTGGAAAGTCAGTGAAGCCTGCAACTCGTGCTAAAGTTCCTTTTGAGAAGGGGTATAGCCAAATGGATTGGCTCAAACTTACTCGAACACATCCTGACCTTGCAG GTTTAAAGGGACAATCAAATAAGAGGCTTATTTCACTGAATGAAGTTAAACAGCACCAAAAGGGAGATTCAATGTGGACTGTTCTAAAAGGCCGTGTGTACAATTTGTCTCCATACATGAGATTTCACCCTGGAG gTGTTGATATTCTAAAGAAGGCTGTGGGAAAAGACTGCACATCTTTGTTCA ataaatacCATGCTTGGGTGAATGCTGAATTTTTACTCGAGAAATGTCTCGTTGGTACTTTAGACGATGGTGAAAGGCAACATTCCAGTCATTCGGAATCTTCGGCCCCCTCATGA
- the LOC103414038 gene encoding pentatricopeptide repeat-containing protein At5g64320, mitochondrial: MYKIPNILTPLTRNLQSLLKLHCFAILSAGYFKDVSDRVLNDKGSESENEWEKILKPFDLNELRKSLVQITPIQLCKLLQLPLDVPSSMEIFELVGAQKGYCHSFDVYYVLIDKLGAAGEFKIIDRLLMQIKEKGFNFSESLFIMIMKYYGRAGLPGQATRLLLDMRGVYSCEPTFRSYNVVLDILVAGNCPKVAPNVFYDMLSRGISPNVYTFGVVLKALCMVNEVDSACSLLKDMTKHGCVPNSVVYQTLIHALSKNNQVNEALRLLEEMFLMGCTPDVQTFNDIIHGLCKVNRIHEAARLVDRMLVRGFTPDDVTYGVLMHGLCRTGQVDEARALLNKVPSPNIVLFNTLINGYVMSGRFDEAKAVLYDGMLGNGCNPDVYTFNILIHGLCKKGCLSSARELVSEMEIKGCKPNVITYTIMIDGFCKEGQLEEAGDVLNEMSYKGLSLNTVGYNRLISALCKDGKVQEALKLFCEISSKGCKPDVFTFSSLIFGLCKVDQMEEALGLYRDMLLEGVVANTVTYNTLINAFLTRGAIQEALKLVNEMVFRGCPLDKITYNGLIKALCKAGAVEKARGLFEEMMMKGLHPDSISCNILINGMCRSGKVYDALEFLRDMIHQGLMPDIVTYNSLINGLCKMGNICEALNLFDRLQAEGMCPDVITYNTLISWHCKQGMIDDASLLLHRGVNNGLIPNHWTWYILVSYLSKERGEVNQSFIGIDREESYFSFF, translated from the coding sequence ATGTATAAAATACCAAATATTTTGACCCCTCTGACAAGAAATTTGCAATCTTTGTTAAAACTCCACTGTTTTGCAATTTTGTCAGCTGGGTATTTTAAGGATGTTAGTGATAGAGTGTTGAATGATAAAGGGTCAGAGTCAGAAAATGAGTGGGAGAAGATTCTTAAGCCCTTTGAcctcaatgaacttaggaagtCACTTGTTCAAATCACTCCAATTCAACTTTGTAAGTTGCTTCAACTTCCACTCGATGTGCCCTCGTCGATGGAGATATTTGAGTTGGTTGGCGCCCAGAAGGGGTATTGCCATTCTTTTGATGTGTACTATGTGTTAATTGATAAGCTCGGGGCAGCCggggaatttaaaattataGATAGGTTGTTGATGCAGATTAAGGAGAAGGGGTTTAATTTTAGTGAGTCCCTTTTCATTATGATTATGAAGTATTATGGGAGGGCTGGTTTGCCCGGACAAGCGACCAGGCTGCTTTTAGACATGAGAGGCGTTTATTCATGTGAACCGACTTTTAGATCGTATAATGTTGTATTGGATATACTTGTGGCTGGGAATTGCCCTAAGGTTGCTCCCAATGTCTTCTATGACATGTTGAGTAGAGGTATCTCTCCCAATGTTTACACGTTTGGAGTGGTTCTGAAAGCACTTTGTATGGTTAATGAGGTGGATTCCGCTTGCTCGCTTCTAAAAGACATGACGAAGCATGGTTGTGTGCCAAATTCAGTGGTTTACCAGACTCTTATACATGCACTCTCCAAGAATAATCAAGTGAATGAAGCATTGAGACTTTTGGAGGAAATGTTTTTGATGGGTTGTACACCTGATGTTCAGACTTTCAATGATATTATCCATGGTCTTTGCAAGGTCAATCGGATTCATGAGGCAGCAAGATTGGTTGATCGGATGCTTGTCCGGGGGTTTACTCCTGATGATGTGACTTACGGAGTTTTAATGCATGGATTATGCAGAACAGGGCAAGTTGATGAAGCAAGGGCATTGTTGAACAAAGTGCCTTCCCCAAATATTGTGCTTTTCAATACCTTGATTAATGGTTATGTTATGAGTGGACGGTTTGATGAAGCCAAAGCTGTTCTATATGATGGTATGTTAGGTAATGGCTGCAACCCTGATGTATATACATTTAACATACTGATTCATGGGCTCTGCAAGAAGGGCTGTTTGAGTTCTGCTCGTGAATTGGTCAGTGAGATGGAAATTAAGGGCTGCAAGCCTAATGTAATAACTTACACCATAATGATTGATGGGTTCTGCAAGGAGGGCCAACTGGAGGAAGCTGGTGATGTTTTAAATGAGATGTCATACAAGGGACTAAGTCTGAATACCGTGGGATACAATCGTCTAATTTCTGCTCTATGCAAGGATGGGAAAGTCCAGGAAGCTTTAAAATTGTTTTGTGAAATCTCAAGCAAAGGATGTAAGCCAGACGTATTTACGTTTAGTTCTCTAATATTTGGACTGTGCAAGGTTGATCAAATGGAAGAGGCATTGGGATTGTACCGTGATATGTTACTGGAGGGTGTTGTTGCCAACACTGTTACTTACAACACGTTAATTAATGCTTTCTTGACAAGAGGTGCAATACAAGAAGCACTTAAGCTTGTAAATGAAATGGTATTTAGAGGATGCCCTCTCGACAAAATAACCTATAATGGGCTAATTAAGGCACTCTGTAAAGCTGGAGCTGTTGAAAAGGCAAGGGGATTGTTTGAAGAAATGATGATGAAGGGACTTCATCCTGATAGTATCTCCTGTAATATTTTGATTAATGGTATGTGTAGAAGTGGCAAAGTATATGACGCACTTGAGTTTCTACGAGATATGATTCATCAGGGTTTGATGCCAGACATAGTCACTTATAATAGCCTCATAAATGGTCTATGCAAGATGGGAAACATTTGTGAAGCTTTGAATCTCTTTGATAGATTACAAGCTGAAGGGATGTGTCCTGATGTTATTACTTATAACACTCTGATCAGTTGGCACTGCAAACAAGGAATGATTGATGATGCTAGTTTACTTCTACATAGAGGCGTGAATAATGGTTTGATACCAAATCATTGGACTTGGTATATACTGGTCAGCTACTTGTCTAAAGAAAGGGGAGAGGTGAATCAGAGCTTTATTGGTATTGATCGGGAGGAATCTTATTTTAGTTTCTTCTAG